The DNA window GTCTTCGGCACGCGTCAGCAGGGCGGCGGAGGTCTGCTCGGCGCGCTCGGCGATCTTGCGGTCGGCGTCGCTGAACGCGGCCCCGGCCTGCTCATGCAGCGTGCTGGTGACTTCCAGGACCTTTTCGCGCAGGGCGCCGGCAACAAAGACAGCGCTCTTCTCGAGCACGCTGCGGACGTTGTCGACACCTGTCGAAAGCGCACGCTCCATGGTTCCGGCGCGCTCTTCGATGATACCGGTCTGGCGGCTGAACGCCTGCTCGATCTTCTCGACATCGGCAGCGATCGCGTCGGAAATGCCGGTGCTCCTGGCGGCGATCTGATCGATATGGCCCGACAGCGAGCGGTCGACGTCCTTGCGGGCCTCGGCGAGCTTGCCGAGATCGTCTTCCAGCGCGCGGGTCAGCATATTGCGGCCTTCGGCCAGCTTGCCGACATGCCCGGCTACAACGCTGTCGATATCGCCACGGCTTTCGGTCAGCTTCTGCAGGTCGGCTTCAAGGGCGCGTTTGAGAATGTCGCGGCCCTCGGCCAGTTTCTCCACCTGACCAGCGACCAAGCCGTCGATGCTCGAACGGCTTTCGGCCAATTTGGCCAGATCGGCTTCCAGCGCGCGCTTGAGAACGTCGCGGCCTTCGGCGAGCTTCTCGACCTGGCCCGCGACCAGACCGTCGATGCTGGAGCGGCCCTCGGCCAGCTTGGCAAGATCGTCCTCGAGCGCCCTCGACAGGGTCGAGCGCTCCTGGACAAGCCTTTCCGCGTGGCTGTTGACGAGGCCGCCGACGTTTTCGATGTCGGCCTCGAGTGACCGCGATAGTGTCGAACGATCCTGGGCGAGCCGTTCGGAATGGCTGTTGACCAAGCTGCTGACGCTTGCGAGATCGTCCTCAAGCGCCTTGGATAGCGTCGAACGGTCCTGCACGAGCCGTTCGGAATGGCTGTTGACTAGGCCGTTGACGCTTTCGAGATCAGCCTCGAGCGCGCGGGCGAACTGTGCCCGGTCATCGACCAGTTTCTGCGACTGATCGGCAATGGTCCCCTTGATCGCATTGAGGTCGGCTTCCAGGGCCCGCCGCAAGATGTCGCGGCCCTCCGACAGCTTCTCGACCTGACCGGCAACCAGCCCATCGATGCTGGAGCGGCTGTCGGCAAGCTTGGCGAGGTCATCCTCAAGTGCTTTGGATAGAGCCGAGCGATCCTGAACCAGCCTGTTCATGTGGTCGGCAATGACGCTGTTCACATTCTGCAGGTCGGCTTCCAGGACCCGCGAAAGCTGCCCGCGATCCTCGGCCAGCTTTTCCGATTGGCTTGAGATGACGCCCCTGATCGTGCTCAGGTCGGATTCCAGCGCGCGCTTGAGAATGTCGCGGCCTTCCGCCAGCTTCTCGACCTGACCGGCGACCAGACCGTCAATGCTCGAACGGCTGTCGGCCAGTTTGGCAAGGTCGGCTTCAAGGGTCTGCGACAGCAGGCTGCGGTCTTCGGCCAACCGTCCCGAATGGCCTTCGATCAGATTGCGTATGCCGGACAGGTCGCTGTCGAGCGAATGGGAAAGCTGTGTGCGGTCCTCCACCAGCTTGGCGGAATGGGTTTCGATGAGGCTCTTGATGCCGATGATGTCGTTTTCCAACGCCTTGGCGAGCACGGCGCGGCCTTCGGCGATCTTCTCGACCTGACCGGCGACCAGACCGTCGATGCCGGCGCGGCTGTCGGACAGTTTGCCGAGATCGGCCTCCAGGGCGCGCGACAGGATGTTGCGACCCTCGGCGAGCTTGCCGACGTGGCCTGCGACCATTTCATCAATGATCGTACGAGCTTGTACCAGTTTCCCGGAGTCTTCGTTCAAGGCAGTGGAGAGCCTGTTGCGGCCTTCTTCCAGCCTTTCGAGATGGCTGCCGAGCGATGCATCGATGGCCGCCCGCGATTCATTGACCTTGCGCAGATCCTCTTCGAGAGCGCGCGAGATCAGGTTGCGGCCTTCGGCCAGCTTCTGCACCTGGTTGGTCACCGCCGCATCGATGCCGGCGCGGCCCTCGGCGAACTTCGCCAGGTCGGCCTCCATGGCCGCGGCCATACGCTCGCGGCTTTCGGACAGTTTCCTGCTGTGGTTCTCGACAGCGTCCTCGATGCCGACGCGGGCGTCGGCGAGCCGCTGGATGTCGCTGTCGAACGAACGCGACACGACGTGACGGGCGGCTTCCATGCGCCCGGCGAAGTCGCTGGCGCGGGCTTCGAGCATGGAGGAGGTCGAGGTGACGATGTCGGCCATGTCGGCGCCGATCTGGGTCTTGCCCTGATCGATCATCGCCGACAGCGTGTCCTTGCTCTCGGCAAAGGTATGGGCGATTTCGCGGGCGCGCTCGACCAGAGTCTCGTTGATCTGGCGGGCGCGGGCCTCGAGGGCCGCATTGAGCTTCTGCGTTCCGGTGTCCAGCGCCTCGGCGCGGGTCTGGAATTCGCTGATCAGCGCCTGGCCGCGTTCGGCGAGCGTGCGTTCGATGCCATTGAGGCTGGCCTCGAATTCGGAATTGAGGGTGCGCGCGGCGCCGCCAAGCAGCGACACCATGCCGGTGGTGCGATCGTCGAGCAGATCGGTCAACGACCGTGTCAGGCCGTCCGTGGTGTCCGTCAGCTTGGCAATGCGGGTGTCGAGAAGGCTGGCGAAGGCCTCGCCCGAGGTCGACAGCCGGTCGGTGATCGAATCGAGCCGGCCTTCCACCGAATCGAAGATCGACATCGAGCTTTCGTTGATGCGGTCGATCAGCGTGTCGCCGGAATTGGTGATCGTCATCGACAATTTGGTCGACGCATTGAGGATCGAGTCGCGGATGATGTCGGAGGCGGCGCCGATCTCGTCCTTCAGCGTCTCGTGCGCGCCGGTGATCGAGGCGCGGACGCGCTCGGCGTGGGTGACGACGGCTTCGCGCTCGCTGCCGAGGCCGTCGACCAGCGAACGGATGCGGGATTCATTCTCGGAATACGAGCGTTCGATCTGGTTGACTTCGCTGTGGACCAGCGTCTCCAGCTCGACGGCGCGGGCAAGCGTGCGTTCGATGCCTTCGCCCATGGCCGCAACCTCGCGACGAACGGCCTGGCCGATCATCATGACGCGATCCTGGGCAAGGTTTTCCGGCTCGGTCAGGCGGAAGGCCACTTCGGTCATCGACTGAGCGGCGATGCGCATTTCCTGGGCGCGGCGAATCATTGCCGCAAAGGCCCAGAACAGGATGACGGGCACGATCGCCGCGACGACGAGGCCGATCAGCTCCGGACGGGCAAGGAACTGGTCGAGCGTGCGGATTCTCCAGATGCTCGGTCCGAAAAGCAGGTTGGCCAAGCCGCCGGCGCCGGCGAACCAGGCGAGCGAAACGAAGGCAACGACCCAGTAAATGGTGTTCGAGGCACGCCTGTTGAGGCTGTGCAGAAGCGTCTTGTAGTCCTTCTGGCGATCGTCATTGGCAGGCGCGAAACCCGCGGGCTGGGCGCCATTGCGTGGTTCCACGGGGCGCAACTCGGCAGGCTTGGCCTTAGGCGCGGGCTTTGCGGCTTGGTTCTGGGCCTGGCTCTGAGAGACTACGGACTCTGGTTTCTGATTGCGTCCCTCGCGTGCCAACTCGTCGGCTGCCTGGGATATCTGCGCTTCCAGATCCTCCATCGAAGCCGCGATGTCGAGGTCGCCGCTGCCGACATCATTGCCGAGGTCGATATCAAGCGCCTTTTCCAGTTCCCTGGCCACGTCGCTGTCGAGAGTTCTCGTCGTCGTTGGTTTCTTCGCCATGCCTTCGCTACCCTGTACTAGCTGCCGCGGGCCTTATAATTGTGTTTGTCGTACCACGCGCAGGAGGCTGAAAATGGACCCCTCGTATCGTAATGACACAGGGGGGTAAAGAAAACATGCATTCCGCGGGATACGTAAAACTTTAAATATAAGGTTAACGCAACCGTGATTTGGGCGCCGTTTTGCCAACATTTTTCCCGGCCATTCATTAACCCGTTGTCCATTGGATTCGCCTAGGTTTTTGGGCGATCGAAGAAACGGAGTTCGAGTTCATGCGTGGCGAAAGCGGCATTGCCTTCTCAATGCCCGGGGGCGACGTATCCGGACCAAGGCGGTCACGGCCGGTCGATTTGGCACACCTTGCCCGCCAGACGATGGGCGACCGCGGCCTCGAGCAGGAAGTGCTGGCGCTGTTTGTACAACAGGCGCTGTCGGTGCGCGACAGAATAGTCGACGCCGACATCAAGGACCGGCTGCTGCTCGCCCATGGGCTCAAGGGCTCGGCACGGGGCGTCGGCGCCTTTGCCATTGCCGATTGCGTCACCGAGATAGAGCGCCAGCCGGAAGACAACCAGACGCTCAAGCGGCTTGGTACGCTGATCGACGAAGTGCGCGATTTCATCGCCGCCATCAATCGCTGAATCCGGCGCTAAACCCGGTTTGCGGAAAAACGTCACGGAGCGGCGCTTTCGCGCGGCAGTTGACTTGCTCGCCGGAGTGATTATCTCGGCTGAGACTCCCTTCAGGTGACAAATGACCAAGCTGACTTTCATCGCCCATGACGGCACACATTTCGACATGGACGCCGAGAACGGCTCGACGGTCATGGAGAACGCGATTCGCAACGCCGTGCCCGGGATCGAGGCGGAATGCGGCGGCGCCTGCGCCTGCGCTACCTGCCACGTCTATGTCGACGAAGCATGGACGGCTGAAGTCGGCGAGCCGGAAGCGATGGAAGAGGACATGCTGGACTTCGCCTACGACGTCCAGCCAAACTCACGGCTGTCGTGCCAGATCAAGGTGCGCGATGCGCTTGACGGCCTTGTTGTCCGCGTGCCAGCCCGTCAGGGGTAAGCGCAGGATCTTTGCCAACTGATTTTTACCGCTGCGGCTTGGCAGCGGAGCAATGGTCATGCAGTGTCCTGCTGTTTTCGCAGCGAGGCACAGGCATGACCGACATCACCAGGACAGACGTGCTTATTGTCGGGGCAGGGCCGGTCGGCCTGTTCGCCGTGTTCGAACTCGGCCTGTTCGACATGAAATGCCACCTGATCGACATTCTCGACCGGCCCGGCGGCCAATGCGCGGAACTCTATCCGGAAAAGCCGATCTACGACATTCCCGGCTGGCCTTCGATCTCGGCGCAGGGACTGGTCGACAAACTGCTCGAGCAGATCGCGCCATTCAAGCCTGATTTCACCTACAACCGCATGGTCTCCAGCCTGGAAAGACTGGAGGACGGCAGTTTTCGCGTCACCACCGACGAGAATGAGGTGTTCGAGGCCAAGGTGGTGGTGATTGCAGCCGGCGGCGGCTCCTTCCAGTCCAAGCGCCCGCCGATCCCGGGCATCGAGCCCTACGAAGGCAAGAGCGTCTTCTATTCGGTGCGCCGGATGGAGGATTTTCGCGACCACGACCTCGTCATTGTCGGCGGCGGCGACTCGGCGCTCGACTGGACACTCAACCTGCAGCCGGTGGCAAAGAGCGTGACGCTGGTGCACCGGCGGCCTGAGTTCCGCGCCGCGCCTGACAGCGTCAACAAGATGTATGCCATGCAGGAGATGAAGCAGCTGGAGTTCCAGGTCGGGCAGGTGACCGGATTGACCGGCGCCGACGGCCAGCTGTCATCGGCCACCATCAAGGGGCCGGATGGCGACGTCGAGGTGCCTTGCACGCGCATGCTGCCGTTCTTCGGCCTGACCATGAAGCTGGGTCCGATCGCGGAATGGGGCCTCAATCTTCACGAGAACCTCATTCCAGTGGATACCGAGAAGTTCCAGACATCGGTGCCAGGCATCTTCGCGGTCGGCGACATCAACTGGTATCCCGGCAAGCTGAAGCTGATCCTGTCGGGTTTCCACGAGGTGGCGCTGATGGCGCAGGCCGCCAAGCGCATCATCAGCCCTGGCGAGCGCATCGTCTTCCAGTACACGACCTCGTCGACCAGCCTGCAGAAGAAGCTCGGCGTCTCCGGCTAAAGCGCGTCGCGTTTGAACGGATTCAGCCGACGCGCTTTAGGTCTTTGTTTTATGCATGTCGTTCTCTCAAAACCGGGACCACTTTTGGGCGACATGCATTAGGTTTTACTCCGCGAGGATCGGAGCTGCATCGTCGGCATAACCGCGAAGCGCCTTTTCGGGCATCAGCGTCAGCGTGATCAGCCCCAGCAGCAATGTGGCGGCGGCGACGGCAAAGATCATCACGAACGGCTCGACCGATGCGGCATGGCCGGTAATCCGCACGCCTTCACCGGCAAGCGGCAGGCCATAGCCCAGAGCGACCGCGCCGAGCATCGCGACGCCCAGGGCACTGCCCAGCGAGCGCAGGAATGTCAGCACGCCCGTCGCGACGCCAAGATGCATGCGGTCGACGGCGTTCTGGACCGATACGGTGGTGACAGGGAACGTCGTTCCGGTCCCCAACCCGATGCAAATCGTCAAAACCTCTACTTCCAGCAGCGATGCATGCCCTGCGACAAGGGCCAGCAGGCAGAGGCAAACCATGCTGAAGAGGACGCCCACCATTGCAATGCGCTTGTAGTGGGTGAAGTGCGGTATCATACGCCCGCTGAACGCAGCGCCGCCGACGGTCCCCAGCAGAAGTCCTAGCATTGCGATGCCCGACTGGCTTGCTGACAGGCCGAGCACCGACTGGAGATAGACAGGCAGGTACACCGCCATGCCGACGCTTGCGGCCTGAAGCAGGAACATCGAAAGCGTGCCTGCCAGGACGATCGGATTGCCGAGCACTTCGAGCGAGATGAGCGGTTCGGCGGCTCGCATCAGCCGCAGGGCAAAAGCGCCCCAGAAAATCGCTGAGCCGCAGAGAACGCCGATGACCTCAAGCGAAATCCAGGGATAGGCGCTGCCGCCCCAATTCAATGCGAGGAGCAACAGCGCCGTGGCGATGATCAGAAGCAGGGCGCCCAGGCCGTCGATACGATGGTGCTTGGCGGCGATGGGCAGTTTCTTGAGCGGCTTGTTGATGATCGCCATCGCAAGAAAACCAAGCGGAATATTGATCCAGAAGATCAGCGACCAGTGCAGATGCTCGGCGAAGGTGCCGCCGAGCAACGGCCCGGCAATGCTGGCGACAGCCCATGTGCCGGAGAACCAGGCGGCATAACGTGCCCGCTCGCGTGGCGGAACGAGGTCGCCGACGACGGTCTGTGTCAAAGCGAACAAGCCGCCGCCACCGGCGCCCTGGATCGCCCGCCCGACAACCAGCACAAACATGTTGGGGGCCATCGCGCTGA is part of the Mesorhizobium loti genome and encodes:
- a CDS encoding MFS transporter, translating into MDQAVDNKTMVETGTPLTEREKNAIIGGVLLSMLLAALDQTIVAPAMPTIGHALGNAQYLPWIVTGYLLTATAVAPLYGKISDVYGRRPTVYAAILIFLAGSLVSAMAPNMFVLVVGRAIQGAGGGGLFALTQTVVGDLVPPRERARYAAWFSGTWAVASIAGPLLGGTFAEHLHWSLIFWINIPLGFLAMAIINKPLKKLPIAAKHHRIDGLGALLLIIATALLLLALNWGGSAYPWISLEVIGVLCGSAIFWGAFALRLMRAAEPLISLEVLGNPIVLAGTLSMFLLQAASVGMAVYLPVYLQSVLGLSASQSGIAMLGLLLGTVGGAAFSGRMIPHFTHYKRIAMVGVLFSMVCLCLLALVAGHASLLEVEVLTICIGLGTGTTFPVTTVSVQNAVDRMHLGVATGVLTFLRSLGSALGVAMLGAVALGYGLPLAGEGVRITGHAASVEPFVMIFAVAAATLLLGLITLTLMPEKALRGYADDAAPILAE
- a CDS encoding NAD(P)/FAD-dependent oxidoreductase, with translation MTDITRTDVLIVGAGPVGLFAVFELGLFDMKCHLIDILDRPGGQCAELYPEKPIYDIPGWPSISAQGLVDKLLEQIAPFKPDFTYNRMVSSLERLEDGSFRVTTDENEVFEAKVVVIAAGGGSFQSKRPPIPGIEPYEGKSVFYSVRRMEDFRDHDLVIVGGGDSALDWTLNLQPVAKSVTLVHRRPEFRAAPDSVNKMYAMQEMKQLEFQVGQVTGLTGADGQLSSATIKGPDGDVEVPCTRMLPFFGLTMKLGPIAEWGLNLHENLIPVDTEKFQTSVPGIFAVGDINWYPGKLKLILSGFHEVALMAQAAKRIISPGERIVFQYTTSSTSLQKKLGVSG
- a CDS encoding Hpt domain-containing protein → MRGESGIAFSMPGGDVSGPRRSRPVDLAHLARQTMGDRGLEQEVLALFVQQALSVRDRIVDADIKDRLLLAHGLKGSARGVGAFAIADCVTEIERQPEDNQTLKRLGTLIDEVRDFIAAINR
- a CDS encoding (2Fe-2S)-binding protein, producing MTKLTFIAHDGTHFDMDAENGSTVMENAIRNAVPGIEAECGGACACATCHVYVDEAWTAEVGEPEAMEEDMLDFAYDVQPNSRLSCQIKVRDALDGLVVRVPARQG